Below is a window of Desulfovibrionales bacterium DNA.
TTATCAGCAGCGCCCTCTTCTGGCTTGACAAATATCATATTGACGGGTTGAGGGTGGATGCCGTGGCCTCCATGCTCTACCTGGACTATGCGAGAACTGGTGGAGATTGGATACCGAATGAATACGGGGGGAACGAGAATATAGAAGCGATAAGCCTTATAAGAAGGTTTAACGAGGCGGTTTACGAAAATTATCCAGATGTTCAGACCATGGCGGAAGAGTCCACCGCCTGGCCTATGGTTTCACGGCCGACATACGTGGGGGGCCTCGGATTCGGCATGAAGTGGAACATGGGCTGGATGCACGATACGTTGGATTATTTTTCTATCGACCCTGTTTTCAGGAAGTATCATCATGACCAGCTTACCTTCAGTCTCTGGTATGCCTTTACAGAAAATTTTGTTCTCCCTCTTTCCCACGATGAGGTGGTTCATGGAAAAGGCTCGCTGTCCGGAAAGATGCCCGGGGATGAGTGGCAGAGGTCTGCCAACCTCAGGCTTTTGTTTGGATATATGTACGGTCACCCCGGAAAGAAGCTGCTCTTTATGGGCGATGAATTCGGGCAGTGCAGGGAGTGGGTCCACGAAGAGAGTCTGGAATGGCATGTCCTTGAGTATCCCGCTCATCATGGGGTGCACAGGTGGCTCAGGGACCTGAACCACTTTTACCGGAACGAGCCGGCCATGCATGAGCTGGATTTTGAGGCAGAGGGTTTTGAGTGGATAGACTTCTATGATTGGGAGCAAGGCAGTATAAGCTTTATAAGAAAAGGCAAAACCACGGACGATATGATCCTGGTGGTCTGTAACTTTACGCCGGTTCCCAGAGAGAACTACAGGCTCGGGGTCCCGCGGGGAGGCTTCTGGCGAGAGGTCTTAAACAGCGATGCCCGGATATATTGGGGGAGCAATTGGGGGAATTCCGGGGGCGTTGAAGCAGCCCCGGTTCCGGCGCATGGGAGACCCTATTCTCTGTCCCTGCGGCTGCCTCCACTGGGTGTTCTCTTTTTTAAAAGTGAGGGGCATAGAAGATAACAGTGAACAATGCCGAAAAGGTAATGTCAAAAGTTATATGAAAAACAAGCCACAGAGGACACAGAGCGCACAGAGCAACGTAAAGAAATCAAAAGAAAAAGACAGAGCAGCTAAGAAAAAAGCAGATTTATGGGCACTTCCGTGACCTGTGTACCCTCAAGGGCTGTGATTGAGCCATTGTCTGGGGGACAACAAGAGCATTGGAGAAACTGGGGAGGGGAGGAACCAAATTGTGCTTTAACCTACTGATACCTCTGTGTTCTCTGTGCTCTCTGTGGCAAAAGTTTTGACAGTACGGCCGAAAA
It encodes the following:
- the glgB gene encoding 1,4-alpha-glucan branching protein GlgB produces the protein MENVRYDVSLITEHDTYLFKEGNHFRLYDKLGSHATTVGDMRGIYFAVWAPNAHKVSVVGDFNGWVPEAHPLRSRDDSSGIWEGFIPGIGRGALYKYHIVSNYNNYMVDKGDPYAFLWEAPPRTASVVWGLGYEWNDGEWMKNRRHHNRLDAPFSIYEVHLGSWRRVPEEGNRFLTYREMAHYLADYTKEMGFTHVELLPVMEHPFYGSWGYQTLGYFAPTSRYGTPQDFMYFVDHLHQNGIGVILDWVPSHFPNDEYGLIYFDGTHLYEHEDPRKGFHPDWNSAIFNYGRNEVRNFLISSALFWLDKYHIDGLRVDAVASMLYLDYARTGGDWIPNEYGGNENIEAISLIRRFNEAVYENYPDVQTMAEESTAWPMVSRPTYVGGLGFGMKWNMGWMHDTLDYFSIDPVFRKYHHDQLTFSLWYAFTENFVLPLSHDEVVHGKGSLSGKMPGDEWQRSANLRLLFGYMYGHPGKKLLFMGDEFGQCREWVHEESLEWHVLEYPAHHGVHRWLRDLNHFYRNEPAMHELDFEAEGFEWIDFYDWEQGSISFIRKGKTTDDMILVVCNFTPVPRENYRLGVPRGGFWREVLNSDARIYWGSNWGNSGGVEAAPVPAHGRPYSLSLRLPPLGVLFFKSEGHRR